A genomic segment from Salvia splendens isolate huo1 chromosome 13, SspV2, whole genome shotgun sequence encodes:
- the LOC121762176 gene encoding RING-H2 finger protein ATL65-like, translating to MGAIAKLLSYPNKILSTFLFQTLPKLLYLSLLALCVFLKHYQIFTRRRSYAAAVKRKLPDCGECSICLLGFAEAGGECCELDACGHAFHRRCVETWLRGHSPTCPLCRAAVFPEAEAEEAEEEEEKDWIEKKFALALLNALDGGGCNVNGYF from the coding sequence ATGGGAGCCATAGCAAAACTACTCTCTTATCCCAACAAAATCCTCTCCACTTTCCTCTTCCAAACTCTCCCTAAACTCCTCTACTTATCTCTATTAGCCCTTTGCGTGTTCCTCAAACACTACCAAATCTTCACGCGGCGGCGCAGCTACGCGGCCGCGGTGAAGAGGAAGCTGCCGGATTGCGGCGAATGCAGCATCTGCTTGCTGGGCTTCGCCGAGGCCGGGGGCGAGTGCTGCGAGCTGGACGCGTGCGGCCACGCGTTCCACCGGCGCTGCGTGGAGACGTGGCTGAGGGGGCACAGCCCCACGTGCCCGCTGTGCCGGGCCGCGGTGTTTCccgaggcggaggcggaggaggccgaggaggaggaggagaaggattGGATCGAGAAGAAGTTTGCTTTGGCGTTGTTGAATGCATTGGATGGTGGTGGATGTAATGTTAATGGCTACTTTTAG
- the LOC121762359 gene encoding putative late blight resistance protein homolog R1A-10, which translates to MKRTSLDLLGWPGLERQHNVRILYTSRLGTTISLGIRLRLLDEKESKKLLGEKVFGEEGFPPHLEKLGEKIAKKCEGLPLMIVKVSELLSEEDKTTEFWTEVAEKQHNSIFVDAYDQISEVLFPSYDYLPQYWKMIFLYLGAFPPYSKLDLHTIFNLMLAERFLEPFGEKNVVDFGTEIVDSLVFMYHVILCEVNPISALSRSKFHVHSCWQHLCRKEASKIKFLHVLQSCDDVMKDQRRLGAHSNTLFAFKQVSDLIKSDCAATIRSLLFLGPYHQFPVSIPAMDYKLLWVLDAFNVRFYQVPLEILKLVCLKYLSLTCNNDELPISISNPFQLQTLNIGQHMNIKKRGVHSYVPVEIWNMLELQHIEIMGRDLPTPNSDATLDKLIGLRGVSAKSCTREVLQRIPNLQELAMCMELRPYDDDDDDDSFIAMSRLGYISKEVQNLERLIYVVTNPEMKYEFMIPLGMFPSSLTYLHLSGLGWPWEYMNDIGSLLPNLESLTLSCYAFRGPECVMKFKCSLNLEQLVIEDTDLVRWTAQHGSLPKLGMLSILDCYKFKQLDWTRDPSTATMPTIELVDCSPSVISSAMKLLGAGFKVDLRTSYLR; encoded by the coding sequence atgAAGCGGACGTCCTTGGACTTATTGGGATGGCCGGGGTTGGAAAGACAACATAACGTTCGGATCTTGTATACAAGCAGGTTAGGAACTACAATATCCTTGGGTATTAGATTGCGTTTGTTGGATGAAAAAGAGAGTAAGAAATTACTTGGTGAGAAGGTGTTTGGTGAAGAAGGGTTTCCTCCTCACCTTGAGAAATTGGGAGAGAAGATTGCCAAAAAGTGTGAAGGTCTTCCACTTATGATAGTCAAAGTTTCAGAGCTTCTATCCGAAGAAGACAAGACCACTGAATTCTGGACTGAGGTAGCTGAAAAACAACATAATTCAATCTTCGTGGATGCATATGATCAAATATCAGAGGTACTTTTCCCAAGCTACGACTACTTGCCTCAATATTGGAAAATGATTTTCCTCTATTTAGGAGCTTTCCCTCCGTATAGTAAATTAGATTTACATACGATCTTCAATCTTATGCTTGCTGAGAGGTTTTTGGAACCGTTTGGAGAAAAAAACGTTGTAGATTTTGGGACAGAAATTGTTGATAGCCTTGTTTTTATGTATCATGTTATTCTGTGCGAAGTAAATCCAATCTCTGCGTTATCAAGGAGCAAGTTTCATGTACATTCTTGTTGGCAGCACTTGTGTAGGAAAGAAGCTAGTAAGATCAAGTTTTTGCATGTTTTACAAAGTTGTGATGATGTTATGAAAGACCAGCGTCGTTTGGGTGCTCATAGCAACACTTTGTTTGCCTTCAAACAAGTGTCCGATTTAATAAAAAGTGATTGCGCAGCCACTATCCGTTCTCTCCTTTTTCTTGGTCCTTACCACCAATTTCCGGTTTCAATACCTGCCATGGATTACAAGTTGCTATGGGTACTAGATGCTTTTAATGTCAGATTTTACCAAGTCCCACTTGAAATCCTGAAACTAGTGTGTCTAAAGTACCTTTCCCTAACTTGCAACAACGACGAGCTCCCTATATCCATATCCAACCCTTTTCAACTTCAAACCTTGAATATCGGACAACATATGAATATTAAAAAGCGTGGAGTCCACTCATATGTTCCGGTGGAAATATGGAATATGCTAGAACTGCAACATATTGAAATCATGGGAAGAGACCTACCAACCCCTAATTCTGATGCAACTTTGGACAAACTCATCGGTCTTCGTGGTGTGAGTGCAAAGAGTTGCACTAGAGAAGTTCTCCAAAGAATTCCTAATTTACAAGAATTAGCAATGTGCATGGAGTTGAGGCCTtatgatgacgatgatgatgatgattcgtTCATTGCAATGAGCCGCTTGGGTTATATATCAAAAGAAGTGCAGAATTTGGAGCGACTTATATATGTTGTAACCAACCCTGAGATGAAATATGAGTTTATGATTCCTCTTGGAATGTTCCCATCAAGTTTGACATATTTGCATTTGAGTGGCTTAGGGTGGCCATGGGAGTACATGAATGACATTGGTTCGCTACTACCAAATCTTGAGTCTCTCACCTTAAGTTGTTATGCCTTTCGAGGCCCAGAGTGTGTTATGAAGTTCAAATGTTCTTTGAACCTTGAGCAACTTGTAATTGAAGACACTGATTTGGTGCGATGGACCGCTCAACATGGAAGCCTCCCAAAGCTTGGCATGCTAAGCATTTTGGACTGCTACAAATTCAAACAACTCGATTGGACGCGTGATCCCTCAACGGCCACAATGCCGACAATTGAATTAGTGGACTGCAGTCCCAGTGTTATATCTTCCGCCATGAAATTACTTGGTGCTGGCTTTAAAGTTGATTTGCGCACTTCTTACCTTAGATGA
- the LOC121762358 gene encoding putative late blight resistance protein homolog R1A-10 yields the protein MKVEYRDALANMPEEKGEPIRSRIDIGGISSEMVGSSDQFERVRDYLLARIRGLSFIVVKNWIFVIGMAGVGKTTLAKKVFEDPMIQRHFELRAWVKVGRKCESNETLRCILAQVDPNTRDQMLTQGEDGDDDFEKLVGVLEEILKDKKCLIVMDDVWGWDRRLMDRLRELNVGILLTSRLRFDKEPPSFEKMLEEILFRRMICGHKGSPLEVVGLLSDEESKKLLGEKVFGEEGFPPHLEKLGEKIAKKCEGLPLMIVKVSELLSEKDKTPEFWTEVAERQHNPMFEDAYDQISEVLFPSYDYLPQYLKMLFLYLGAFPPYSNIDITNIFNLMNAEGFVQSIGTQKDFTIEYIGKKLLTQYHLMLIESGGGSMFTAGKFRVHSCWQHLCRKEASKIKFLHVLQSWDNVMKDQRRLGAHCNTLFAFKQVSDSVSDCASTIRSLLFLGPYHRFPVSIPAKDYKLLWVLDALRVRFYHVPLEILKLVCLKYLSLTCNNEIPISVSNLFQLQTLIIGQHMKIKKRGCDSYVPVEIWNMQELQHIGIRGRDLPTPNSDATLDKLTCLRGVSVKSCTREILKRIPNLNEIRIGMEFKPYGDDDDLCNAMSGLGYISEELQNLESLSYWVVNPDMQHVCMVPLEMFPSSLRYLRLSGLGCPWEYLNHIGPLLPILFTLSLESYAFRGPEWDIESKCFLNLVTLIIEDTDLVELRAQHGSLQKLEMLSIQHCYKFKQLDWTRDPSTATMLTIELVDCSPSVISSPMQLHGAGFKVHLHTSYLDEKS from the coding sequence ATGAAGGTGGAGTACCGTGATGCACTGGCGAATATGCCTGAAGAAAAAGGCGAACCTATTCGCTCAAGGATTGATATTGGTGGAATCAGCTCCGAGATGGTTGGATCATCTGATCAATTTGAACGAGTCCGGGATTATCTACTTGCAAGAATACGTGGATTGAGTTTTATAGTGGTTAAAAATTGGATATTTGTTATTGGGATGGCAGGGGTTGGGAAGACAACTCTGGCAAAGAAAGTATTTGAAGATCCAATGATTCAGAGACATTTCGAGCTTCGAGCATGGGTCAAAGTGGGCAGAAAATGTGAATCCAATGAAACATTACGATGCATTCTGGCTCAAGTGGATCCCAACACTCGCGACCAAATGCTTACCCAAGGAGAGGATGGCGACGACGACTTTGAGAAATTAGTTGGAGTcttggaagagatattgaaggataAGAAGTGTCTCATTGTGATGGATGATGTATGGGGTTGGGACAGACGACTAATGGATAGACTACGAGAATTGAATGTTGGAATCTTACTTACAAGTAGGTTAAGATTTGATAAAGAACCTCCATCATTTGAGAAAATGCTGGAGGAAATCTTATTTCGAAGAATGATCTGTGGACATAAAGGATCTCCATTGGAAGTAGTAGGCTTGTTGAGTGATGAAGAAAGTAAGAAATTACTTGGTGAGAAGGTGTTTGGTGAAGAGGGGTTCCCTCCTCACCTCGAGAAATTGGGGGAGAAGATTGCCAAAAAATGTGAGGGTCTTCCACTTATGATAGTCAAAGTTTCAGAGCTTCTATCCGAGAAAGATAAGACCCCGGAATTCTGGACCGAGGTAGCTGAGAGACAACATAATCCAATGTTCGAGGATGCATATGATCAGATATCTGAGGTACTTTTCCCTAGCTACGATTACTTGCCCCAATATTTAAAAATGCTTTTCCTCTATCTGGGAGCTTTCCCTCCATATAGTAATATTGACATAACAAATATCTTCAATCTTATGAATGCTGAGGGATTTGTTCAATCAATTGGGACACAAAAAGATTTTACGATAGAATATATTGGAAAGAAGCTTCTTACACAGTATCATCTTATGCTAATCGAAAGTGGTGGAGGATCTATGTTTACAGCAGGCAAGTTCCGCGTACATTCTTGCTGGCAGCATTTGTGTAGGAAAGAAGCTAGTAAGATCAAGTTTTTGCATGTTTTACAAAGTTGGGATAATGTTATGAAAGACCAGCGTCGTTTGGGTGCCCATTGCAACACTTTGTTTGCCTTTAAACAAGTGTCCGATTCAGTAAGTGATTGTGCATCCACCATCCGGTCTCTCCTTTTTCTTGGTCCTTACCACCGATTTCCGGTTTCAATACCTGCCAAGGATTACAAGTTGTTATGGGTACTAGATGCTCTCAGAGTCAGATTTTACCATGTCCCACTTGAAATCCTGAAACTAGTGTGTCTAAAGTACCTTTCCCTAACTTGCAACAACGAGATCCCTATATCCGTATCCAACCTTTTTCAACTTCAAACCTTGATTATCGGACAacatatgaaaattaaaaagcGAGGATGCGACTCATATGTTCCGGTGGAAATATGGAATATGCAAGAACTACAACATATCGGAATCCGGGGAAGAGACTTACCAACTCCTAATTCTGATGCTACTTTGGACAAACTCACCTGTCTTCGTGGTGTGAGTGTGAAGAGTTGCACTAGAGAAATTCTTAAAAGAATTCCAAATTTGAATGAAATAAGAATCGGCATGGAGTTCAAGCCTTATGGTGATGATGATGACTTGTGCAACGCAATGAGTGGCTTGGGTTATATATCAGAAGAACTTCAGAATTTGGAGTCACTTTCATATTGGGTAGTGAACCCTGATATGCAACATGTGTGTATGGTTCCTCTTGAAATGTTCCCATCAAGCCTGAGATATTTGCGGTTGAGTGGCTTAGGGTGCCCTTGGGAGTACCTTAATCATATTGGTCCGCTGCTACCAATTCTTTTCACTCTCTCCTTAGAAAGTTATGCCTTTCGTGGCCCAGAGTGGGATATAGAATCCAAGTGTTTTTTGAATCTTGTAACACTTATAATTGAAGACACTGATTTGGTGGAATTGAGAGCTCAACACGGAAGCCTTCAAAAGCTTGAGATGCTAAGCATTCAGCATTGCTACAAATTCAAACAACTCGATTGGACGCGTGATCCCTCAACGGCCACAATGCTGACAATTGAATTAGTGGACTGCAGTCCCAGTGTTATATCTTCCCCCATGCAATTACATGGTGCTGGCTTTAAAGTTCATTTGCACACTTCTTACCTAGATGAGAAGTCGTAG